One Pongo abelii isolate AG06213 chromosome 12, NHGRI_mPonAbe1-v2.0_pri, whole genome shotgun sequence DNA segment encodes these proteins:
- the PREPL gene encoding prolyl endopeptidase-like isoform X1: MQQKTKLFLQALKYSIPHLGKCMQKQHLNHYNFADHYYNRIKLKKYHLTKCLQNKPKISELARNIPSRSFSCKDLQPVKQENEKPLPENMDAFEKVRTKLETQPQEEYEIINVEVKHGGFVYYQEGCCLVRSKDEEADNDNYEVLFNLEELKLDQPFIDCIRVAPDEKYVAAKIRTEDSEASTCVIIKLSDQPVMEASFPNVSSFEWVKDEEDEDVLFYTFQRNLRCHDVYRATFGDNKRNERFYTEKDPSYFVFLYLTKDSRFLTINIMNKTTSEVWLIDGLSPWDPPVLIQKRIHGVLYYVEHRDDELYILTNVGEPTEFKLMRTAADTPAIMNWDLFFTMKRNTKVIDLDMFKDHCVLFLKHSNLLYVNVIGLADDSVRSLKLPPWACGFIMDTNSDPKNCPFQLCSPIRPPKYYTYKFAEGKLFEETGHEDPITKTSRVLRLEAKSKDGKLVPMTVFHKTDSEDLQKKPLLVQVYGAYGIDLKMNFRPERRVLVDDGWILAYCHVRGGGELGLQWHADGRLTKKLNGLADLEACIKTLHGQGFSQPSLTTLTAFSAGGVLAGALCNSNPELLRAVTLEAPFLDVLNTMMDTTLPLTLEELEEWGNPSSDEKHKNYIKHYCPYQNIKPQHYPSIHITAYENDERVPLKGIVSYTEKLKEAIAEHAKDTGEGYQSPNIILDIQPGGNHVIEDSHKKITAQIKFLYEELGLDSTSVFEDLKKYLKF; the protein is encoded by the exons GATCTTCAGCCTGTTAAACAAGAAAACGAAAAACCCCTTCCAGAAAACATGGATGCATTTGAAAAAGTGAGAACAAAATTAGAAACACAGCCACAAGAAGAATATGAAATCATCAATGTGGAA GTTAAACATGGTGGTTTTGTTTATTACCAAGAAGGTTGTTGCTTGGTTCGTTCCAAAGATGAAGAAG cagACAATGATAATTATGAAGTTTTATTCAATTTGGAGGAACTTAAGTTAGACCAGCCCTTCATTGATTGCATCAGAGTTGCTCCAGATGAAAAATATGTGGCTGCCAAGATAAGAACTGAAGATTCTGAAGCATCTACCTGTGTAATTATAAAGCTCAGCGATCAGCCTGTAATGGAAGCTTCTTTCCCAAATGTGTCCAGTTTTG aatggGTAAAGGACGAGGAAGATGAAGATGTTTTATTCTACACCTTCCAGAGGAACCTTCGCTGTCACGACGTATATCGAGCCACTTTTGGTGATAACAAACGTAATGAACGCTTTTACACAGAAAAAGACCCAAG ctactttgttttcctttatcttaCAAAAGACAGTCGTTTCCTCACCATAAATATTATGAACAAGACTACTTCTGAAGTGTGGTTGATAGATGGCCTGAGCCCTTGGGACCCACCAGTACTTATCCAGAAGCGAATACATGGGGTCCTTTACTATGTTGAACACAGAGATGATGAATTATACATTCTCACTAATGTTGGAGAGCCTACAGAATTTAAG CTAATGAGAACAGCGGCTGATACCCCTGCAATTATGAATTGGGATTTATTTTTTACGATGAAGAGAAATACAAAAGTGATAGACTTGGACATGTTTAAGGATCACTGTGTTCTATTTCTGAAGCACAGCAATCTCCTTTATGTTAATGTGATTGGTCTGGCTGATGATTCAGTTCGGTCTCTAAAG ctCCCTCCTTGGGCCTGTGGATTCATAATGGATACAAATTCTGACCCAAAGAACTGCCCCTTTCAACTTTGCTCTCCAATACGTCCCCCAAAATATTACACATACAAGTTTGCAGAAGGCAAACTGTTTGAGGAAACTGGGCATGAAGACCCAATCACAAAGACTAGTCGTGTTTTACGTCTAGAAGCGAAAAGCAAG GATGGAAAATTAGTGCCAATGACTGTTTTCCACAAAACTGACTCTGAGGACTTGCAGAAGAAACCTCTCTTGGTACAAGTATATGGAGCTTATGGAATAGATTTGAAAATGAATTTCAGGCCTGAGAGGCGGGTCctggtggatgatggatggatattAGCATACTGCCATGTTCG GGGTGGTGGTGAGTTAGGCCTCCAGTGGCACGCTGATGGCCGCCTAACTAAAAAACTCAATGGCCTTGCTGACTTAGAGGCTTGCATTAAGACGCTTCATGGCCAAGGCTTTTCTCAGCCAAGTCTAACAACCCTGACTGCTTTCAGTGCTGGAGGGGTGCTTGCAGGAGCATTGTGTAATTCTAATCCAGAGCTGCTGAGAGCAGTGACTTTGGAG gcaccTTTCTTAGATGTTCTCAACACCATGATGGACACTACACTTCCTCTGACATTAGAAGAATTAGAAGAATGGGGGAATCCTTCATCTGATGAAAAACACAAGAACTACATAAAACATTACTGtccctatcaaaatattaaaCCTCAG cattatCCTTCAATTCACATAACGGCATATGAAAACGATGAACGTGTACCTCTGAAAGGAATTGTAAGTTATACTGAGAAACTCAAGGAAGCCATTGCGGAGCATGCTAAGGACACAGGTGAAG GCTATCAGTCCCCTAATATTATTCTGGATATTCAGCCTGGAGGCAATCATGTAATTGAGGATTCTCACAAAAAG ATTACAGCCCAAATTAAATTCCTGTACGAGGAACTTGGACTTGACAGCACCAGTGTTTTCGAGGATCTTAAGAAATACCTGAAATTCTGA
- the PREPL gene encoding prolyl endopeptidase-like (The RefSeq protein has 2 substitutions compared to this genomic sequence), producing MDAFEKVRTKLETQPQEEYEIINVEVKHGGFVCYQEGCCLVRSKDEEADNDNYEVLFNLEELKLDQPFIDCIRVAPDEKYVAAKIRTEDSEASTCVIIKLSDQPVMEASFPNVSSFEWVKDEEDEDVLFYTFQRNLRCHDVYRATFGDNKRNERFYTEKDPSYFVFLYLTKDSRFLTINIMNKTTSEVWLIDGLSPWDPPVLIQKRIHGVLYYVEHRDDELYILTNVGEPTEFKLMRTAADTPAIMNWDLFFTMKRNTKVIDLDMFKDHCVLFLKHSNLLYVNVIGLADDSVRSLKLPPWACGFIMDTNSDPKNCPFQLCSPIRPPKYYTYKFAEGKLFEETGHEDPITKTSRVLRLEAKSKDGKLVPMTVFHKTDSEDLQKKPLLVQVYGAYGIDLKMNFRPERRVLVDDGWILAYCHVRGGGELGLQWHADGRLTKKLNGLADLEACIKTLHGQGFSQPSLTTLTAFSAGGVLAGALCNSNPELLRAVTLEAPFLDVLNTMMDTTLPLTLEELEEWGNPSSDEKHKNYIKHYCPYQNIKPQHYPSIHITAYENDERVPLKGIVSYTEKLKEAIAEHAKDTGEGYQSPNIILDMQPGGNHVIEDSHKKITAQIKFLYEELGLDSTSVFEDLKKYLKF from the exons ATGGATGCATTTGAAAAAGTGAGAACAAAATTAGAAACACAGCCACAAGAAGAATATGAAATCATCAATGTGGAA GTTAAACATGGTGGTTTTGTTTATTACCAAGAAGGTTGTTGCTTGGTTCGTTCCAAAGATGAAGAAG cagACAATGATAATTATGAAGTTTTATTCAATTTGGAGGAACTTAAGTTAGACCAGCCCTTCATTGATTGCATCAGAGTTGCTCCAGATGAAAAATATGTGGCTGCCAAGATAAGAACTGAAGATTCTGAAGCATCTACCTGTGTAATTATAAAGCTCAGCGATCAGCCTGTAATGGAAGCTTCTTTCCCAAATGTGTCCAGTTTTG aatggGTAAAGGACGAGGAAGATGAAGATGTTTTATTCTACACCTTCCAGAGGAACCTTCGCTGTCACGACGTATATCGAGCCACTTTTGGTGATAACAAACGTAATGAACGCTTTTACACAGAAAAAGACCCAAG ctactttgttttcctttatcttaCAAAAGACAGTCGTTTCCTCACCATAAATATTATGAACAAGACTACTTCTGAAGTGTGGTTGATAGATGGCCTGAGCCCTTGGGACCCACCAGTACTTATCCAGAAGCGAATACATGGGGTCCTTTACTATGTTGAACACAGAGATGATGAATTATACATTCTCACTAATGTTGGAGAGCCTACAGAATTTAAG CTAATGAGAACAGCGGCTGATACCCCTGCAATTATGAATTGGGATTTATTTTTTACGATGAAGAGAAATACAAAAGTGATAGACTTGGACATGTTTAAGGATCACTGTGTTCTATTTCTGAAGCACAGCAATCTCCTTTATGTTAATGTGATTGGTCTGGCTGATGATTCAGTTCGGTCTCTAAAG ctCCCTCCTTGGGCCTGTGGATTCATAATGGATACAAATTCTGACCCAAAGAACTGCCCCTTTCAACTTTGCTCTCCAATACGTCCCCCAAAATATTACACATACAAGTTTGCAGAAGGCAAACTGTTTGAGGAAACTGGGCATGAAGACCCAATCACAAAGACTAGTCGTGTTTTACGTCTAGAAGCGAAAAGCAAG GATGGAAAATTAGTGCCAATGACTGTTTTCCACAAAACTGACTCTGAGGACTTGCAGAAGAAACCTCTCTTGGTACAAGTATATGGAGCTTATGGAATAGATTTGAAAATGAATTTCAGGCCTGAGAGGCGGGTCctggtggatgatggatggatattAGCATACTGCCATGTTCG GGGTGGTGGTGAGTTAGGCCTCCAGTGGCACGCTGATGGCCGCCTAACTAAAAAACTCAATGGCCTTGCTGACTTAGAGGCTTGCATTAAGACGCTTCATGGCCAAGGCTTTTCTCAGCCAAGTCTAACAACCCTGACTGCTTTCAGTGCTGGAGGGGTGCTTGCAGGAGCATTGTGTAATTCTAATCCAGAGCTGCTGAGAGCAGTGACTTTGGAG gcaccTTTCTTAGATGTTCTCAACACCATGATGGACACTACACTTCCTCTGACATTAGAAGAATTAGAAGAATGGGGGAATCCTTCATCTGATGAAAAACACAAGAACTACATAAAACATTACTGtccctatcaaaatattaaaCCTCAG cattatCCTTCAATTCACATAACGGCATATGAAAACGATGAACGTGTACCTCTGAAAGGAATTGTAAGTTATACTGAGAAACTCAAGGAAGCCATTGCGGAGCATGCTAAGGACACAGGTGAAG GCTATCAGTCCCCTAATATTATTCTGGATATTCAGCCTGGAGGCAATCATGTAATTGAGGATTCTCACAAAAAG ATTACAGCCCAAATTAAATTCCTGTACGAGGAACTTGGACTTGACAGCACCAGTGTTTTCGAGGATCTTAAGAAATACCTGAAATTCTGA
- the PREPL gene encoding prolyl endopeptidase-like isoform X2 → MDAFEKVRTKLETQPQEEYEIINVEVKHGGFVYYQEGCCLVRSKDEEADNDNYEVLFNLEELKLDQPFIDCIRVAPDEKYVAAKIRTEDSEASTCVIIKLSDQPVMEASFPNVSSFEWVKDEEDEDVLFYTFQRNLRCHDVYRATFGDNKRNERFYTEKDPSYFVFLYLTKDSRFLTINIMNKTTSEVWLIDGLSPWDPPVLIQKRIHGVLYYVEHRDDELYILTNVGEPTEFKLMRTAADTPAIMNWDLFFTMKRNTKVIDLDMFKDHCVLFLKHSNLLYVNVIGLADDSVRSLKLPPWACGFIMDTNSDPKNCPFQLCSPIRPPKYYTYKFAEGKLFEETGHEDPITKTSRVLRLEAKSKDGKLVPMTVFHKTDSEDLQKKPLLVQVYGAYGIDLKMNFRPERRVLVDDGWILAYCHVRGGGELGLQWHADGRLTKKLNGLADLEACIKTLHGQGFSQPSLTTLTAFSAGGVLAGALCNSNPELLRAVTLEAPFLDVLNTMMDTTLPLTLEELEEWGNPSSDEKHKNYIKHYCPYQNIKPQHYPSIHITAYENDERVPLKGIVSYTEKLKEAIAEHAKDTGEGYQSPNIILDIQPGGNHVIEDSHKKITAQIKFLYEELGLDSTSVFEDLKKYLKF, encoded by the exons ATGGATGCATTTGAAAAAGTGAGAACAAAATTAGAAACACAGCCACAAGAAGAATATGAAATCATCAATGTGGAA GTTAAACATGGTGGTTTTGTTTATTACCAAGAAGGTTGTTGCTTGGTTCGTTCCAAAGATGAAGAAG cagACAATGATAATTATGAAGTTTTATTCAATTTGGAGGAACTTAAGTTAGACCAGCCCTTCATTGATTGCATCAGAGTTGCTCCAGATGAAAAATATGTGGCTGCCAAGATAAGAACTGAAGATTCTGAAGCATCTACCTGTGTAATTATAAAGCTCAGCGATCAGCCTGTAATGGAAGCTTCTTTCCCAAATGTGTCCAGTTTTG aatggGTAAAGGACGAGGAAGATGAAGATGTTTTATTCTACACCTTCCAGAGGAACCTTCGCTGTCACGACGTATATCGAGCCACTTTTGGTGATAACAAACGTAATGAACGCTTTTACACAGAAAAAGACCCAAG ctactttgttttcctttatcttaCAAAAGACAGTCGTTTCCTCACCATAAATATTATGAACAAGACTACTTCTGAAGTGTGGTTGATAGATGGCCTGAGCCCTTGGGACCCACCAGTACTTATCCAGAAGCGAATACATGGGGTCCTTTACTATGTTGAACACAGAGATGATGAATTATACATTCTCACTAATGTTGGAGAGCCTACAGAATTTAAG CTAATGAGAACAGCGGCTGATACCCCTGCAATTATGAATTGGGATTTATTTTTTACGATGAAGAGAAATACAAAAGTGATAGACTTGGACATGTTTAAGGATCACTGTGTTCTATTTCTGAAGCACAGCAATCTCCTTTATGTTAATGTGATTGGTCTGGCTGATGATTCAGTTCGGTCTCTAAAG ctCCCTCCTTGGGCCTGTGGATTCATAATGGATACAAATTCTGACCCAAAGAACTGCCCCTTTCAACTTTGCTCTCCAATACGTCCCCCAAAATATTACACATACAAGTTTGCAGAAGGCAAACTGTTTGAGGAAACTGGGCATGAAGACCCAATCACAAAGACTAGTCGTGTTTTACGTCTAGAAGCGAAAAGCAAG GATGGAAAATTAGTGCCAATGACTGTTTTCCACAAAACTGACTCTGAGGACTTGCAGAAGAAACCTCTCTTGGTACAAGTATATGGAGCTTATGGAATAGATTTGAAAATGAATTTCAGGCCTGAGAGGCGGGTCctggtggatgatggatggatattAGCATACTGCCATGTTCG GGGTGGTGGTGAGTTAGGCCTCCAGTGGCACGCTGATGGCCGCCTAACTAAAAAACTCAATGGCCTTGCTGACTTAGAGGCTTGCATTAAGACGCTTCATGGCCAAGGCTTTTCTCAGCCAAGTCTAACAACCCTGACTGCTTTCAGTGCTGGAGGGGTGCTTGCAGGAGCATTGTGTAATTCTAATCCAGAGCTGCTGAGAGCAGTGACTTTGGAG gcaccTTTCTTAGATGTTCTCAACACCATGATGGACACTACACTTCCTCTGACATTAGAAGAATTAGAAGAATGGGGGAATCCTTCATCTGATGAAAAACACAAGAACTACATAAAACATTACTGtccctatcaaaatattaaaCCTCAG cattatCCTTCAATTCACATAACGGCATATGAAAACGATGAACGTGTACCTCTGAAAGGAATTGTAAGTTATACTGAGAAACTCAAGGAAGCCATTGCGGAGCATGCTAAGGACACAGGTGAAG GCTATCAGTCCCCTAATATTATTCTGGATATTCAGCCTGGAGGCAATCATGTAATTGAGGATTCTCACAAAAAG ATTACAGCCCAAATTAAATTCCTGTACGAGGAACTTGGACTTGACAGCACCAGTGTTTTCGAGGATCTTAAGAAATACCTGAAATTCTGA